A genomic region of Caenorhabditis elegans chromosome V contains the following coding sequences:
- the T10G3.4 gene encoding Serpentine Receptor, class E (Epsilon) (Confirmed by transcript evidence) — MNVSLCPSNYLLSINIFSIVLTLPMVIIFVLLCILLTIHSKTFHPFFTLSFILLISSYAICNICLLLRSICELYDEESYFIDYVDKAYLWVYMYIQPCVVIGLIERLCATIFVSSYEHSRHWFMYIIGQGLGVGVVYYENFLVNNGQYNDTAKNVQFGLSICICICLVILFFVNRHLTFNSRHKSVLTVRYQLAENVKALRTFVPFVVVDNCLSVLFVLSMILFKVDFNIDLDVCRSHPGYTVSFALFRAILLLTQLFMPLLVVKQHSSIWNQIKPLMERRKPTVRQSIDPDQNKVLKINNVLGIDIVGSNVDYFTQLKVQWLT; from the exons atgaATGTCTCATTATGTCCAAGCAATTATTTGTTAagtataaatatattttcaatagtATTAACTCTGCCAATGGTAAtaatttttgtacttttatGTATTTTACTTACAATTCATTCGAAAACGTTTCACCCATTTTTCac ACTGTCCTTCATATTATTAATATCTTCTTACGCAATATGTAACATATGCTTATTACTCAGATCCATTTGTGAACTTTATGATGAAGAAAGCTATTTTATTGATTACGTAGATAAAGCATATTTATGGGTCTACATGTACATTCAACCATGTG TAGTGATCGGTTTAATCGAGCGACTTTGTGCTACTATTTTTGTGAGCTCTTATGAACATTCGAGGCATTGGTTTATGTATATTATTGGTCAAGGACTGGGG GTGGGTGTAGTGTATTACGAAAACTTTTTAGTAAACAATGGACAATACAATGATAccgcaaaaaatgtgcaattcgGATTGTCGATTTGTATTTGTATTTGCCTTGTTATTTTATTCTTTGTCAATCGTCATTTGACATTCAACTCTCGGCACAAATCTGTACTTACAGTAAGGTATCAGCTAGCTGAGAATGTGAAGGCTTTGAG AACTTTTGTACCATTTGTTGTAGTGGATAACTGTTTATCAGTTCTATTTGTACTTTCTATGATTTTGTTCAAAGTTGACTTCAACATAGACCTAGATGTATGCAGAAGTCATCCAGGGTATACAGTTAGTTTTGCATTATTTAGAGCG attcttctaTTAACCCAACTATTCATGCCTCTTCTCGTTGTGAAACAGCATAGTTCAATCTGGAATCAAATCAAGCCTCTGATGGAGAGAAGGAAACCAACAGTTCGTCAGAGCATTGACCCGGATCAGAATAAAGTTCTTAAA ATTAATAACGTACTTGGCATAGATATTGTTGGCTCGAACGTCGACTACTTTACTCAACTCAAGGTGCAATGGCTCacttaa
- the T10G3.2 gene encoding G protein-coupled receptor (Confirmed by transcript evidence) — protein sequence MNRSWEEIFMENCGSERLFLLSIASSVALVPLSSLFFSASVAFYRKRKIFHPMFSFCFFSLLLLYYSSTTFLAIRNITFSFYGENYGKAPRIADHVVINCERFYMAISYFIPPLIAIGIIERIFATAFSRFYEKSRYWMTLGYALVFACILVYIEFANRHVMMATIPTRNIQVLFAIICSWSLILLLFINRSKSKSGRAKSALSERYQVNENLKALRIHIPVVCVDTGIQIMFLCSDIFWNTAQVLNLNYCYDDNIYLHKFVVFRLIGFILQYFIPFIILHRFSQMCCNSLRRRPVRRSHPISPSPGTSPSSVVTIQNVFGMTLSGEANGPAGQEAHFKNLYAQWN from the exons ATGAATCGGTCCTGGGAAGAGATATTCATGGAGAATTGTGGATCTGAACGACTTTTCTTGTTATCAATTGCCTCATCGGTTGCTCTTGTTCCGTTATCATCATTGTTCTTCTCGGCGAGTGTCGCGTTTTACcggaaaaggaaaatttttcacccaatgttttc attttgtttcttttctctTCTCCTGCTTTATTATTCCTCGACTACATTTCTTGCGATTcgaaatataactttttcattttatggTGAAAACTATGGAAAAGCGCCTAGAATTGCCGATCATGTGGTCATAAACTGCGAGAGGTTTTATATGGCAATTAGTTATTTCATCCCTCCATTGA ttgcAATAGGAATTATTGAACGTATTTTTGCCACGgctttttcaagattttatgaaaaatcaagatatTGGATGACGCTTGGTTACGCATTGGTTTTTGCG tgtATTTTGGTGTATATTGAATTTGCAAATCGACATGTGATGATGGCAACAATTCCAACAAGAAATATTCAAGTTCTGTTCGCGATCATCTGCTCCTGGTCACTGATCCTTTTGTTATTTATCAACCGTTCAAAGTCGAAATCTGGAAGAGCAAAATCGGCACTTTCTGAAAGATATCAAGTCAACGAAAACTTGAAAGCATTGAGGATTCATATTCCAGTTGTATGCGTTGACACTGGCATTCAGATAATGTTTCTCTGCTCTGATATATTTTGGAATACTGCGCAGGTGTTGAATCTCAACTATTGCTATGACGACAATATATACTTGCATAAATTCGTAGTCTTCAGATTG attggcTTCATCCTTCAATACTTCATACCTTTCATAATCCTTCACCGCTTCAGTCAAATGTGTTGTAATTCACTTCGTCGTCGTCCAGTAAGACGATCTCATCCAATATCTCCATCCCCTGGGACAAGTCCCTCGTCTGTAGTCACCATCCAGAACGTATTCGGAATGACGTTGTCTGGAGAAGCAAATGGGCCAGCTGGACAGGAAGCTCATTTTAAGAATTTGTATGCACAATGGAACTAA
- the T10G3.4 gene encoding Serpentine Receptor, class T (Confirmed by transcript evidence) — MNVSLCPSNYLLSINIFSIVLTLPMVIIFVLLCILLTIHSKTFHPFFTLSFILLISSYAICNICLLLRSICELYDEESYFIDYVDKAYLWVYMYIQPCVVIGLIERLCATIFVSSYEHSRHWFMYIIGQGLGVGVVYYENFLVNNGQYNDTAKNVQFGLSICICICLVILFFVNRHLTFNSRHKSVLTVRYQLAENVKALRTFVPFVVVDNCLSVLFVLSMILFKVDFNIDLDVCRSHPGYTVSFALFRAILLLTQLFMPLLVVKQHSSIWNQIKPLMERRKPTVRQSIDPDQNKINNVLGIDIVGSNVDYFTQLKVQWLT, encoded by the exons atgaATGTCTCATTATGTCCAAGCAATTATTTGTTAagtataaatatattttcaatagtATTAACTCTGCCAATGGTAAtaatttttgtacttttatGTATTTTACTTACAATTCATTCGAAAACGTTTCACCCATTTTTCac ACTGTCCTTCATATTATTAATATCTTCTTACGCAATATGTAACATATGCTTATTACTCAGATCCATTTGTGAACTTTATGATGAAGAAAGCTATTTTATTGATTACGTAGATAAAGCATATTTATGGGTCTACATGTACATTCAACCATGTG TAGTGATCGGTTTAATCGAGCGACTTTGTGCTACTATTTTTGTGAGCTCTTATGAACATTCGAGGCATTGGTTTATGTATATTATTGGTCAAGGACTGGGG GTGGGTGTAGTGTATTACGAAAACTTTTTAGTAAACAATGGACAATACAATGATAccgcaaaaaatgtgcaattcgGATTGTCGATTTGTATTTGTATTTGCCTTGTTATTTTATTCTTTGTCAATCGTCATTTGACATTCAACTCTCGGCACAAATCTGTACTTACAGTAAGGTATCAGCTAGCTGAGAATGTGAAGGCTTTGAG AACTTTTGTACCATTTGTTGTAGTGGATAACTGTTTATCAGTTCTATTTGTACTTTCTATGATTTTGTTCAAAGTTGACTTCAACATAGACCTAGATGTATGCAGAAGTCATCCAGGGTATACAGTTAGTTTTGCATTATTTAGAGCG attcttctaTTAACCCAACTATTCATGCCTCTTCTCGTTGTGAAACAGCATAGTTCAATCTGGAATCAAATCAAGCCTCTGATGGAGAGAAGGAAACCAACAGTTCGTCAGAGCATTGACCCGGATCAGAATAAA ATTAATAACGTACTTGGCATAGATATTGTTGGCTCGAACGTCGACTACTTTACTCAACTCAAGGTGCAATGGCTCacttaa